One Pelodiscus sinensis isolate JC-2024 chromosome 24, ASM4963464v1, whole genome shotgun sequence DNA segment encodes these proteins:
- the LOC102444692 gene encoding snaclec alboaggregin-A subunit alpha-like isoform X3, whose amino-acid sequence MVILRWLPGCLRPFLASLLVRLTVPVASSDVRSCPCTQGCCPPDWYQYRDSCYYPVMTTKTWEKAETECKDLVEGAHLASVHSAEENNFIYYLMGTPNNDKKKEGYWLGAHRDSQGQTQDKAPWRWTDGSAWDYSNFGTGKPDSITGENVVASGNFDKDAITWDNYENSLEFMSVCKRSLD is encoded by the exons ATGGTGATACTTCGCTGGCTGCCCGGATGCCTCCGTCCCTTCCTTGCCTCTCTGCTAGTCCGACTCACCGTTCCAGTGG CATCCTCCGATGTCCGCTCCTGTCCGTGTACTCAGGGGTGTTGCCCTCCCGACTGGTACCAGTACCGTGATTCCTGCTACTACCCGGTGATGACCACCAAAACCTGGGAGAAAGCCGAG ACAGAGTGCAAGGATCTGGTGGAGGGTGCCCACCTGGCATCCGTGCACAGCGCAGAGGAGAACAACTTCATCTACTACCTGATGGGCACCCCCAACAATGACAAGAAAAAGGAAGGCTATTGGCTCGGGGCCCACCGCGACTCCCAG GGCCAGACACAGGACAAGGCCCCCTGGCGCTGGACTGATGGCTCGGCATGGGATTATAGCAACTTTGGGACAGGCAAACCAGACAGTATCACTGGAGAAAATGTTGTGGCCTCTGGGAACTTTGACAAAG ATGCTATCACTTGGGATAACTATGAAAATTCCTTGGAGTTCATGTCCGTCTGCAAACGCTCGCTGGACTGA
- the LOC102444692 gene encoding snaclec alboaggregin-A subunit alpha-like isoform X1, protein MRLLRLRHARTAHGHSVHAPQHLEGKAHGCSSSDMVILRWLPGCLRPFLASLLVRLTVPVASSDVRSCPCTQGCCPPDWYQYRDSCYYPVMTTKTWEKAETECKDLVEGAHLASVHSAEENNFIYYLMGTPNNDKKKEGYWLGAHRDSQGQTQDKAPWRWTDGSAWDYSNFGTGKPDSITGENVVASGNFDKDAITWDNYENSLEFMSVCKRSLD, encoded by the exons ATGCGGCTCTTAAGGTTACGGCATGCCCGGACTGCTCATGGCCACTCTGTGCACgcaccccagcacctggagggaaaagCGCATGGATGCagcagctctg ACATGGTGATACTTCGCTGGCTGCCCGGATGCCTCCGTCCCTTCCTTGCCTCTCTGCTAGTCCGACTCACCGTTCCAGTGG CATCCTCCGATGTCCGCTCCTGTCCGTGTACTCAGGGGTGTTGCCCTCCCGACTGGTACCAGTACCGTGATTCCTGCTACTACCCGGTGATGACCACCAAAACCTGGGAGAAAGCCGAG ACAGAGTGCAAGGATCTGGTGGAGGGTGCCCACCTGGCATCCGTGCACAGCGCAGAGGAGAACAACTTCATCTACTACCTGATGGGCACCCCCAACAATGACAAGAAAAAGGAAGGCTATTGGCTCGGGGCCCACCGCGACTCCCAG GGCCAGACACAGGACAAGGCCCCCTGGCGCTGGACTGATGGCTCGGCATGGGATTATAGCAACTTTGGGACAGGCAAACCAGACAGTATCACTGGAGAAAATGTTGTGGCCTCTGGGAACTTTGACAAAG ATGCTATCACTTGGGATAACTATGAAAATTCCTTGGAGTTCATGTCCGTCTGCAAACGCTCGCTGGACTGA
- the LOC102444692 gene encoding snaclec alboaggregin-A subunit alpha-like isoform X2: protein MGCAWNGNASHKTIQKRNKSPDMVILRWLPGCLRPFLASLLVRLTVPVASSDVRSCPCTQGCCPPDWYQYRDSCYYPVMTTKTWEKAETECKDLVEGAHLASVHSAEENNFIYYLMGTPNNDKKKEGYWLGAHRDSQGQTQDKAPWRWTDGSAWDYSNFGTGKPDSITGENVVASGNFDKDAITWDNYENSLEFMSVCKRSLD, encoded by the exons atgggatgtgcctggaatgggaatgcttctcataaaaccatacagaagagaaacaaatcaccag ACATGGTGATACTTCGCTGGCTGCCCGGATGCCTCCGTCCCTTCCTTGCCTCTCTGCTAGTCCGACTCACCGTTCCAGTGG CATCCTCCGATGTCCGCTCCTGTCCGTGTACTCAGGGGTGTTGCCCTCCCGACTGGTACCAGTACCGTGATTCCTGCTACTACCCGGTGATGACCACCAAAACCTGGGAGAAAGCCGAG ACAGAGTGCAAGGATCTGGTGGAGGGTGCCCACCTGGCATCCGTGCACAGCGCAGAGGAGAACAACTTCATCTACTACCTGATGGGCACCCCCAACAATGACAAGAAAAAGGAAGGCTATTGGCTCGGGGCCCACCGCGACTCCCAG GGCCAGACACAGGACAAGGCCCCCTGGCGCTGGACTGATGGCTCGGCATGGGATTATAGCAACTTTGGGACAGGCAAACCAGACAGTATCACTGGAGAAAATGTTGTGGCCTCTGGGAACTTTGACAAAG ATGCTATCACTTGGGATAACTATGAAAATTCCTTGGAGTTCATGTCCGTCTGCAAACGCTCGCTGGACTGA